One window of Trichoderma breve strain T069 chromosome 3, whole genome shotgun sequence genomic DNA carries:
- a CDS encoding aminotransferase class-III domain-containing protein, whose protein sequence is MTITNAQTEEREPSLLHRSLIERPQKVISGSGIYLTLADGSRILDGCCGAAVSVIGHGNKQVQDAIMQQYSSIEYVHTMAYTTSSAEELADALTELSKPFGLTKAYFVCSGSEAVDAAMKLARQYHVENGQPQRKRFVARRQAYHGNTIGAMSVSSNLPRRIPYDGVLTLDNVSFVSPTYAYRGQRDAETEEQYAARLVQELDDEFQQVGPETVIAFVAETVGGATAACITPPKGYFEGVRKVCDRYGILLILDEIMCGSGRTGSYFAFEREGDVRPDLVTLGKGLGGGYAPIAGVLISEKVVHVLKKGSASFVHGHTYQAHPACCAAGLAVQQIIKRDDLVAKCLSRGVLLESRLRSVFGDAKYVGEIRGRGLFLGIEFVQDRASKQPFKPAIKFASRMQEAAHSRGLAVYPGSGTVDGVNGDHVILAPPLTITEEEVEEIVRLLKMAYDAVEEELVV, encoded by the coding sequence ATGACCATCACCAACGCACAGACAGAGGAGCGAGAACCCAGCCTCCTGCACCGCTCTCTTATCGAACGCCCTCAAAAGGTTATCTCTGGGTCAGGCATTTACCTGACACTAGCTGATGGTTCTCGCATCCTCGATGGGTGCTGCGGCGCCGCCGTGTCAGTCATCGGCCATGGCAATAAACAAGTCCAAGATGCCATTATGCAGCAGTACTCGAGTATCGAATACGTGCACACCATGGCTTACACGACATCCAGCGCAGAGGAATTAGCTGATGCTCTCACCGAGTTGAGTAAGCCTTTTGGTTTGACCAAGGCTTACTTTGTTTGTTCCGGTAGTGAAGCCGTGGATGCGGCCATGAAGCTTGCGAGGCAATATCATGTCGAAAACGGCCAGCCGCAGAGAAAGAGGTTTGTTGCTAGGAGACAGGCGTATCATGGCAATACTATTGGAGCCATGAGCGTGAGCAGTAACTTACCGAGGAGAATCCCTTATGATGGCGTCTTGACGCTCGACAATGTGAGCTTCGTCAGCCCGACATATGCATATCGTGGGCAGCGAGATGCCGAAACAGAGGAACAGTACGCTGCTCGGTTGGTTCAAGAGCTAGACGACGAGTTTCAGCAAGTAGGCCCCGAAACGGTCATTGCTTTCGTGGCGGAAACGGTGGGAGGAGCAACTGCGGCTTGTATCACTCCGCCAAAGGGGTATTTCGAAGGTGTCAGGAAAGTGTGTGATCGATATGGCATCCTGCTCATCCTGGACGAAATCATGTGTGGGAGTGGCAGGACGGGGTCATACTTCGCCTTTGAGCGAGAAGGTGACGTGAGGCCGGATCTCGTTACGCTGGGTAAGGGTCTGGGGGGAGGATATGCGCCTATTGCGGGCGTCTTGATTAGTGAAAAGGTCGTTCACGTCTTGAAAAAGGGTTCGGCGAGCTTCGTTCATGGACATACATACCAGGCTCATCCGGCGTGCTGCGCAGCGGGCTTGGCTGTTCAGCAAATCATTAAACGTGATGATTTGGTGGCAAAATGTCTCTCCAGGGGAGTTCTTTTGGAATCTAGACTGCGCTCTGTTTTCGGAGATGCCAAGTATGTGGGAGAGATTCGTGGTAGAGGCTTATTCTTGGGGATCGAGTTTGTGCAGGACAGAGCATCCAAGCAGCCGTTCAAGCCAGCGATCAAGTTTGCTAGCAGAAtgcaagaagcagctcaCAGTCGCGGTTTGGCTGTGTATCCGGGGTCGGGGACTGTAGATGGAGTGAATGGCGATCATGTTATTCTTGCACCGCCGTTGACTATAACggaagaggaggttgaggagattgtgaggttgttgaagatggcatATGATGCAGTAGAGGAAGAGTTAGTTGTATAA